In a single window of the Gemmatimonadota bacterium genome:
- the lysS gene encoding lysine--tRNA ligase — protein sequence MTRVVGQTPESQLIEQRLQKLDAIRDLGIEPYPYRFEPTHYSADIIASFDALSASGNEVRVAGRLIVTRGHGKAAFADLRDAVGRLQIYVRLDNIGDDAFALWKLLDIGDFIGVSGRVFKTRTGQISVQVQTLVLLTKAIRPLPVPKEEIRDGERVVHDQFSDKELRYRRRYLDLALNPDVQAVFRKRSAVVSAIREFLDTRGFLEVETPVLQPLYGGASARPFVTHHNVLDMPLYLRISDELYLKRLIVGGLERVYEIGKNFRNEGIDRTHNPEFSMLELYQAYADYSDMMAISEALYAFVAEKVNGATTLEYQGREIDLTPPWPRIPMLDAIEKYGGIDVARSSDADLRVACKRFDSDIEPDAERGLLINALFEACVEPELIQPTFITDYPIAVSPLAKRHRTQKDLTERFEFFINGWEAGNAFSELNDPIDQRHRFAHQKTLRDRGDDEAQILDEDFLMALEHGMPPTGGLGIGVDRMVMLLADAPSIRDAILFPHMRPKEGLEDHG from the coding sequence TTGACTCGGGTTGTGGGACAAACACCAGAATCTCAATTGATCGAACAGCGTCTGCAAAAACTCGACGCCATTCGGGATTTGGGCATTGAGCCTTATCCGTATCGCTTTGAACCCACGCATTATTCCGCGGATATTATCGCGTCTTTTGATGCGCTGAGTGCATCGGGCAACGAGGTGCGGGTTGCCGGTCGATTAATTGTTACGCGCGGCCATGGAAAAGCGGCCTTTGCCGATCTGCGGGATGCCGTGGGCCGTCTGCAAATTTACGTGCGGCTCGACAATATTGGCGATGATGCTTTCGCGCTGTGGAAGCTGCTGGATATCGGCGATTTTATCGGTGTATCTGGCCGCGTTTTTAAGACGCGCACGGGACAAATATCCGTTCAGGTTCAAACGCTCGTATTGTTGACCAAAGCCATTCGTCCCTTACCCGTCCCCAAAGAAGAAATACGCGATGGCGAGCGCGTAGTACACGATCAATTTAGTGACAAAGAACTGAGATATCGCCGTCGTTATCTGGACCTGGCACTCAATCCCGATGTGCAAGCGGTTTTTCGCAAGCGTAGTGCGGTCGTATCTGCGATTCGTGAATTTTTAGATACACGCGGTTTTTTAGAAGTCGAAACACCGGTGTTGCAACCGCTCTACGGCGGGGCTTCTGCCCGTCCTTTTGTGACGCATCACAACGTGCTGGACATGCCGCTGTACCTGCGGATATCCGATGAGTTATATCTCAAGCGTTTGATCGTGGGTGGGCTTGAGCGAGTATATGAAATCGGCAAAAATTTTCGCAATGAAGGCATCGATCGAACTCATAACCCCGAGTTTTCGATGCTCGAATTGTATCAGGCCTATGCTGATTATTCAGATATGATGGCAATATCCGAGGCACTCTACGCATTTGTCGCCGAAAAGGTAAATGGCGCGACAACACTCGAATACCAGGGTCGAGAAATTGATCTTACCCCCCCCTGGCCGCGCATTCCCATGCTCGACGCCATAGAGAAATACGGCGGTATTGATGTGGCGCGCTCCTCAGATGCCGACCTGCGTGTTGCATGCAAGCGCTTTGATTCCGATATCGAACCGGATGCAGAGCGCGGCTTGCTGATCAATGCATTGTTCGAAGCGTGTGTCGAGCCTGAATTGATTCAACCGACCTTTATTACCGACTATCCCATTGCGGTGTCTCCCCTGGCAAAACGCCATCGGACCCAAAAAGACCTCACCGAGCGGTTTGAATTTTTTATCAATGGTTGGGAAGCGGGCAATGCGTTTTCCGAACTGAATGATCCGATTGATCAGCGGCATCGGTTTGCGCATCAAAAAACCTTACGAGACCGGGGCGATGACGAGGCTCAGATTCTCGATGAAGACTTTTTAATGGCCCTGGAACACGGGATGCCACCGACGGGTGGGTTGGGTATTGGTGTCGATCGAATGGTGATGTTGCTCGCAGACGCGCCTTCGATTCGAGACGCAATTCTGTTTCCTCACATGCGCCCTAAAGAGGGCCTTGAAGACCATGGATGA